The following are encoded in a window of Paraburkholderia sp. HP33-1 genomic DNA:
- a CDS encoding glycosyltransferase: MTNLSATAQTTLDDVAVLMPAYNGQADVDSTLASFEESALVHVLIVDDGSTPPIVAPTLPNLKIEVLRMAQNSGIERALQTGIDALAQRGFRYAARIDAGDRAVPRRLAKQRAFLQAHPHVAGLGMWTQVVTRAGEPLFMLSPPAEPNAIRRQRFFRSCLAHPSMMLRIDAVRTVGNYRAEYRSAEDLDLFVRLMERYDCANLPELGLYYELNEGGISATKRRQQIGSTLRLQLRYFNVANPYDWLGLAKNLLHLILPYRALQRVKRALLTPRASR; the protein is encoded by the coding sequence ATGACGAATCTATCCGCCACCGCGCAAACCACGCTCGACGACGTCGCGGTGCTGATGCCTGCCTACAACGGCCAGGCCGACGTCGATTCTACGCTCGCGTCGTTCGAGGAAAGTGCGCTGGTGCACGTACTGATCGTCGATGACGGCAGCACGCCGCCGATCGTCGCGCCCACGCTGCCGAACCTGAAGATCGAAGTGCTGCGCATGGCGCAGAACAGCGGCATCGAGCGCGCACTGCAAACCGGCATCGACGCGCTCGCGCAGCGCGGCTTTCGCTATGCGGCGCGGATCGACGCGGGAGATCGCGCGGTGCCGCGGCGGCTCGCGAAGCAGCGCGCATTCTTGCAAGCGCATCCTCATGTGGCGGGCCTCGGCATGTGGACCCAGGTCGTCACCCGTGCGGGCGAACCGCTTTTCATGCTGAGCCCGCCGGCCGAGCCGAACGCGATCCGGCGCCAGCGCTTTTTCCGCTCATGCCTCGCGCATCCGTCGATGATGCTGCGTATCGATGCCGTGCGCACGGTGGGCAACTATCGCGCCGAGTATCGTTCGGCGGAAGACCTCGATCTGTTCGTACGTCTGATGGAACGCTACGACTGCGCGAATCTGCCGGAACTCGGCCTGTATTACGAGCTGAACGAAGGCGGTATCAGCGCGACGAAGCGACGCCAGCAGATCGGCTCGACGCTGCGTTTGCAGTTGCGCTACTTCAACGTGGCCAATCCCTACGACTGGTTGGGCCTCGCGAAGAATCTGCTACATCTGATCCTGCCTTATCGCGCCTTGCAGCGGGTCAAGCGCGCGCTGCTCACGCCGCGCGCGAGCCGCTGA
- a CDS encoding glycosyltransferase family 4 protein, with translation MKPSFKSTPALRVTLVCNTAWAIYTYRQGLIRMLVGRGVDVTVLAPRDRTFELLAAMGCRCIELPVASKGTSPGEDLRTLVALYRQYRTIRPHVVFHYTIKPNIYGSIAAKLAGVQSVAVTTGLGYVFIQHSRAAQIAKRLYRFAFRFPREVWFLNRDDQTAFIDGKLLAHPERARLLHGEGVDLEQFGFTPLRERAEFRFVLIGRLLWDKGVGEYVEAARQLRARFPQARFQLLGPVGVDNPSAITRDEVAAWEQEGVIEYLGEAHDVRPFIADADCVVLPSYREGVPRTLMEASAMGRPIVATDVPGCREVVADGVNGLLCEARNAASLAASLARMLDMSIAERRAMAERGRQKVATEFDERMVVETYKDLVQKITGVLL, from the coding sequence ATGAAGCCCTCTTTCAAGTCGACGCCCGCGCTGCGCGTTACACTCGTCTGCAACACAGCCTGGGCAATCTATACGTATCGGCAAGGGCTGATCCGCATGCTGGTCGGTCGCGGCGTCGACGTGACGGTGCTCGCGCCGCGCGATCGCACGTTCGAGCTGCTCGCCGCGATGGGCTGCCGCTGCATCGAGCTGCCGGTCGCGTCGAAGGGCACGAGTCCGGGCGAGGATCTGCGCACGCTCGTCGCGCTCTACCGGCAGTACAGAACCATCCGTCCGCACGTCGTGTTTCACTACACGATCAAGCCGAACATCTACGGCTCGATCGCGGCGAAGCTGGCTGGCGTGCAGTCGGTTGCCGTTACGACGGGACTCGGCTACGTGTTCATCCAGCACAGCCGCGCCGCGCAGATCGCCAAAAGGCTGTATCGTTTCGCGTTCCGCTTTCCGCGCGAAGTGTGGTTCCTGAATCGCGACGATCAGACCGCGTTCATCGACGGCAAGCTGCTCGCGCATCCCGAGCGCGCGCGGCTGTTGCACGGCGAGGGCGTCGATCTCGAGCAGTTCGGGTTCACGCCGCTGCGCGAGCGCGCGGAGTTTCGTTTCGTGCTGATCGGGCGGTTGCTGTGGGACAAAGGCGTCGGCGAATATGTCGAGGCCGCGCGGCAGTTGCGCGCGCGCTTTCCGCAGGCACGCTTCCAGCTGCTCGGGCCGGTCGGCGTCGACAATCCGAGCGCGATCACGCGCGACGAAGTCGCCGCGTGGGAACAGGAAGGCGTGATCGAGTATCTGGGCGAAGCGCACGACGTGCGGCCGTTCATCGCCGATGCCGATTGCGTGGTGCTGCCGTCGTATCGCGAAGGCGTGCCGCGCACGCTGATGGAAGCGTCGGCGATGGGCCGGCCGATCGTCGCGACCGACGTGCCCGGCTGCCGCGAAGTGGTGGCCGACGGCGTCAATGGTTTGTTGTGTGAAGCGCGCAATGCGGCGAGCCTCGCCGCGAGCCTCGCGCGCATGCTCGACATGAGCATCGCAGAGCGGCGCGCGATGGCGGAACGCGGCCGACAGAAAGTCGCGACCGAATTCGACGAACGCATGGTCGTCGAAACCTATAAAGACCTGGTGCAAAAAATCACGGGAGTTTTACTTTAA
- a CDS encoding methyl-accepting chemotaxis protein, producing MLNNITIRGGLTLVISVFVAFLLTVIAVGYGALKLANGSLDDTQRSAAALSHLKASSEKLLQVQLALGTYQTLFSIGKQTDDLLPGAHKVLVDSNNDFRNYMAGPFESEAERKLAQSVGDARTALVDKAIEPEFKALTDYDFNTFRNIQGDTANSLYASYSKAIDALEKAQMDNQHQQTATGAQRFQLATALFGAIAVIALVIAVGARVALSSALIKPVNATVKHFERIAAGDLSGAIKVKSRNEMGQLLGALTRMRDGLVETVGKVRGSTTAITQGANEIASGNADLSARTEQQAAALQQTAASMEQLSATVKQNADNAKQANRLAHGALDTVTRGGKVVSRVTETMDGISDSSRKVTEIIGMIEGIAFQTNILALNAAVEAARAGEQGRGFAVVASEVRSLAQRSGAAAKEIKELIGESAAKVEEGASLVSDAQKTIQEAMKAVERVTGVMSEIEASALEQSDGIEQVNKAVSQIDEVTQHNAALVEQAAAAAKSLEEQAIILKDAISVFRLEGTSPALA from the coding sequence ATGCTAAATAACATCACAATTCGCGGCGGACTGACGCTCGTGATCAGCGTATTTGTCGCTTTCCTTCTGACGGTGATCGCTGTCGGTTACGGCGCGCTGAAGCTCGCCAACGGCAGCCTCGACGACACGCAGCGCAGTGCCGCAGCGCTGTCGCATCTGAAGGCGAGTTCCGAGAAACTTCTGCAGGTGCAGCTTGCATTGGGCACCTATCAGACGCTGTTCAGCATCGGCAAGCAGACCGACGATCTGCTGCCGGGCGCGCACAAGGTGCTGGTCGATTCGAACAACGACTTCCGCAACTACATGGCCGGCCCGTTCGAGAGTGAGGCCGAGCGCAAGCTCGCGCAGAGCGTCGGCGACGCGCGCACGGCGCTCGTCGACAAGGCGATCGAGCCGGAATTCAAGGCATTGACCGATTACGACTTCAACACGTTCCGCAATATCCAGGGCGATACCGCGAACAGCCTCTACGCGTCCTACTCGAAAGCGATCGACGCGCTCGAAAAAGCGCAGATGGACAATCAGCATCAGCAGACCGCGACCGGCGCGCAACGCTTCCAGCTTGCGACGGCGCTGTTCGGCGCGATCGCGGTGATCGCGCTCGTGATCGCCGTGGGGGCGCGCGTCGCGTTGTCGTCGGCGTTGATCAAGCCGGTCAACGCGACGGTCAAGCACTTCGAGCGCATCGCCGCCGGCGACCTGAGCGGCGCGATCAAGGTGAAATCACGCAACGAGATGGGCCAGCTGCTCGGCGCGCTGACGCGGATGCGCGACGGCCTTGTCGAAACGGTCGGCAAGGTGCGCGGCAGCACGACCGCGATTACCCAGGGCGCGAACGAGATCGCGTCGGGCAATGCCGATCTGTCGGCGCGCACCGAGCAGCAGGCGGCCGCGCTGCAGCAGACCGCGGCGAGCATGGAGCAGTTGTCGGCGACCGTGAAGCAGAACGCCGACAACGCGAAGCAGGCGAATCGCCTCGCGCACGGCGCGCTCGATACGGTCACGCGAGGCGGCAAGGTAGTGTCGCGCGTGACGGAGACGATGGACGGCATCAGCGATTCGTCGCGCAAGGTGACCGAGATCATCGGCATGATCGAAGGGATCGCGTTCCAGACCAACATCCTCGCGCTGAACGCGGCCGTCGAGGCGGCGCGCGCGGGCGAGCAGGGGCGCGGCTTCGCGGTGGTCGCCTCGGAAGTGCGCAGCCTCGCGCAGCGCTCGGGCGCGGCGGCCAAGGAGATCAAGGAGCTGATCGGCGAATCGGCCGCGAAGGTCGAGGAGGGCGCGTCGCTGGTGTCGGATGCGCAGAAGACGATTCAGGAAGCGATGAAAGCGGTCGAGCGCGTGACCGGCGTGATGAGCGAGATCGAGGCGTCGGCGCTCGAGCAGAGCGACGGCATCGAGCAGGTCAACAAGGCGGTGTCGCAGATCGACGAGGTCACGCAGCACAACGCAGCGCTCGTCGAGCAGGCGGCGGCAGCCGCGAAGTCGCTGGAGGAGCAGGCCATCATCCTGAAGGATGCGATTTCAGTGTTTCGTCTCGAAGGGACGTCGCCTGCGTTGGCTTGA
- the galE gene encoding UDP-glucose 4-epimerase GalE, translating to MTTKGTILVTGGAGFIGSHTCVELLNGGYDVVVIDNLVNSKRESLRRVEKITGRALTFYDNDARDAAALQRIFDAHPITGAIHFAALKAVGESVAKPIEYYANNVGSLLTLLGVMRDRNVRQFVFSSSATVYGVPKSSPIDESFPLSATNPYGQSKLIAEQVLRDLEVSDPSWRIATLRYFNPVGAHESGLIGEDPAGIPNNLMPYVAQVAVGKLARLRVFGGDYETPDGTGVRDYIHVVDLARGHLAALDALVRRDASFVVNLGTGQGYSVLDVVRSFEQASGRPVPYEIVARRPGDIAQCFADPGAAEKIIGWRAQFGIERMCADHWRWQSMNPQGFA from the coding sequence ATGACCACGAAGGGCACGATTCTGGTTACGGGCGGCGCGGGTTTCATCGGCTCGCACACCTGCGTCGAACTGCTGAACGGCGGCTACGACGTCGTGGTGATCGACAACCTCGTGAACAGCAAGCGCGAATCGCTGCGGCGGGTCGAGAAAATCACCGGCCGTGCACTCACCTTCTACGACAACGATGCGCGCGACGCCGCGGCACTGCAGCGGATTTTCGACGCGCATCCGATCACCGGTGCGATCCACTTCGCGGCGCTGAAGGCGGTGGGCGAATCGGTCGCGAAGCCGATCGAGTACTACGCCAACAACGTCGGCAGCCTGCTGACGCTGCTCGGCGTGATGCGCGACCGCAATGTCAGGCAGTTCGTGTTCAGCTCATCGGCAACGGTGTACGGCGTGCCGAAAAGCTCGCCGATCGACGAATCGTTCCCGCTCTCGGCGACCAATCCGTATGGCCAGTCGAAGCTGATCGCCGAGCAGGTCCTGCGCGATCTCGAAGTGTCGGACCCGTCGTGGCGCATCGCGACACTGCGCTACTTCAATCCGGTCGGCGCGCATGAGAGCGGTCTGATCGGCGAAGATCCGGCCGGCATTCCGAACAATCTGATGCCGTACGTCGCGCAGGTCGCGGTCGGCAAGCTCGCCAGGCTGCGCGTGTTCGGCGGCGACTATGAGACGCCCGACGGCACCGGCGTGCGCGACTACATCCACGTGGTCGATCTCGCGCGCGGGCATCTCGCCGCGCTCGACGCGCTCGTCAGGCGCGATGCGAGCTTCGTCGTCAATCTCGGCACGGGTCAAGGCTATAGCGTGCTCGACGTGGTGCGCTCGTTCGAGCAGGCATCGGGCAGGCCGGTGCCATATGAGATCGTCGCGCGCCGCCCTGGCGACATCGCGCAGTGTTTCGCGGATCCGGGCGCGGCCGAGAAAATCATCGGTTGGCGCGCGCAGTTCGGCATCGAACGGATGTGTGCGGACCATTGGCGCTGGCAGTCGATGAATCCGCAGGGGTTTGCTTAA
- the waaC gene encoding lipopolysaccharide heptosyltransferase I — translation MPAIADIRRRHPDAQIDWLVEESFVGLVELVTGVRRAIPVSLRRWRKRILSVDNWREIGAFRRALAAEHYDLVIDCQGLIKTAWVASMARGPLVGLGNRTDGAGYEWPVRFFYGRRVPIAPRTHVVERTRQLVAAALNDPPPQPTDDIDFGLDTGRAALALSQSNLNLPVPYVVFVHATSRADKQWPDAAWIELGQSLVRRGASIVLPWGSDAERATSERLAKEFGAAAIVPPKLSLPAVVGLIDGAAATVGVDTGLVHIAAALKRPTVELYNFSTAWRTGGYWSPNVVNLGAAGQPPTLQQVKSALAAFGLL, via the coding sequence ATGCCCGCAATCGCCGACATCCGGCGCCGCCATCCCGATGCGCAGATCGACTGGCTCGTCGAGGAAAGCTTCGTCGGGCTCGTGGAACTCGTGACCGGCGTGCGGCGCGCGATTCCCGTGTCGCTGCGGCGCTGGCGCAAGCGCATCCTGTCCGTCGACAACTGGCGCGAGATCGGCGCGTTTCGTCGCGCGCTCGCCGCCGAGCACTACGATCTGGTGATCGACTGTCAGGGGCTCATCAAGACGGCGTGGGTCGCGAGCATGGCGCGCGGTCCGCTCGTCGGCCTCGGCAACCGCACCGACGGTGCCGGCTACGAATGGCCGGTGCGCTTTTTCTACGGGCGGCGCGTGCCGATCGCGCCGCGCACGCATGTGGTCGAACGCACGCGGCAACTGGTGGCCGCTGCGCTGAATGATCCGCCGCCGCAACCCACCGACGACATCGACTTCGGTCTCGACACGGGGCGCGCCGCGCTGGCGCTGTCGCAGTCGAATCTGAACCTGCCGGTGCCCTACGTGGTGTTCGTGCACGCGACTTCGCGCGCCGACAAGCAGTGGCCCGATGCCGCGTGGATCGAACTCGGGCAATCGCTCGTGCGGCGTGGCGCGTCGATCGTCCTGCCATGGGGCAGCGACGCCGAGCGCGCGACCAGCGAGCGGCTCGCGAAGGAGTTCGGCGCGGCCGCGATCGTGCCGCCGAAGCTGTCGCTGCCGGCCGTGGTCGGGCTGATCGACGGCGCGGCCGCGACGGTCGGGGTTGATACAGGTCTGGTTCACATCGCCGCGGCACTGAAGCGGCCCACGGTCGAGTTGTACAATTTCTCCACCGCGTGGCGCACCGGCGGCTACTGGTCGCCGAACGTCGTCAATCTCGGCGCGGCCGGGCAGCCGCCCACTTTGCAGCAGGTCAAGTCGGCGCTGGCCGCATTCGGCCTGCTGTAA
- the waaA gene encoding lipid IV(A) 3-deoxy-D-manno-octulosonic acid transferase, translated as MLRAIYRALWWLIAPLAVLRLLIRSRKERGYREHIGERFGYSRGRLPEDGAPLMWVHAVSVGETRAAQPLIDALMKARPDARILLTHMTPSGRATGIEIFGERVLRSYLPYDMPHAVRRFLRAWRPSLGLVMETEVWPTLIDECRRADVPLVLTNARMSARSYKRAAKFGGATKDVFGGFARVLAQSPSDAERLTALGARNVAVLGNLKFDMSTPPELAARGHAWRAAIGARPVWVAASTREGEEALVLEAFAALGVDDALLILVPRHPQRFNEVAMLVEKAGLRLERRSNWAPDAKVASAASGAGSVSPLPHDVNVLLGDSMGELGAYYAASDLAFIGGSLLPLGGQNLIEACAVGVPVLIGPHVFNFTQATADAVAAGAAVQVQDPADLARALRELFGDKARRLAMGGAAAAFAARHRGATARTVDVLAALLPE; from the coding sequence ATGCTAAGAGCGATCTATCGCGCGCTCTGGTGGCTCATCGCGCCGCTTGCCGTGCTGCGTCTTTTGATTCGTTCGCGCAAGGAGCGCGGCTATCGCGAGCATATCGGCGAGCGCTTCGGTTACTCGCGCGGTCGCTTGCCCGAAGACGGCGCGCCGTTGATGTGGGTGCATGCGGTGTCGGTCGGCGAGACGCGCGCCGCGCAGCCGCTGATCGATGCGTTGATGAAGGCGCGCCCCGACGCGCGGATTCTGCTCACGCACATGACGCCGAGCGGCCGCGCGACCGGTATCGAGATTTTCGGCGAGCGTGTGCTGCGCAGTTATCTACCGTATGACATGCCGCACGCGGTGCGGCGCTTTTTGCGCGCGTGGCGGCCGTCGCTCGGTCTCGTGATGGAAACCGAAGTGTGGCCGACTCTGATCGACGAGTGCCGGCGCGCCGATGTGCCGCTCGTGCTGACCAACGCGCGGATGTCGGCGCGTTCGTATAAGCGGGCGGCAAAGTTCGGTGGCGCAACGAAGGATGTGTTCGGCGGCTTCGCGCGCGTGCTCGCGCAGAGTCCGTCCGATGCCGAGAGGTTGACCGCGCTCGGCGCGCGCAACGTCGCGGTGCTTGGCAATCTGAAGTTCGACATGAGTACGCCGCCCGAACTGGCGGCGCGCGGCCATGCGTGGCGTGCGGCGATCGGCGCGCGGCCCGTGTGGGTGGCGGCGAGCACGCGCGAGGGCGAAGAGGCGCTCGTCCTCGAAGCGTTCGCGGCGCTTGGCGTCGACGATGCGCTGCTGATTCTGGTGCCGCGTCATCCGCAACGCTTCAATGAAGTTGCGATGCTCGTCGAGAAGGCGGGGTTGCGGCTCGAACGTCGATCGAACTGGGCGCCTGATGCGAAGGTCGCGTCGGCGGCGAGTGGCGCAGGCAGCGTGTCGCCGTTACCGCACGACGTGAACGTGTTGCTCGGCGATTCGATGGGCGAGTTGGGCGCTTACTATGCGGCGTCGGATCTTGCGTTTATCGGCGGCAGTCTGTTGCCGCTCGGCGGACAGAATCTGATTGAAGCGTGTGCGGTCGGGGTGCCAGTGCTGATCGGACCGCACGTGTTCAACTTCACACAAGCCACCGCCGATGCGGTCGCGGCGGGTGCCGCCGTGCAGGTGCAGGACCCGGCCGATCTGGCGCGCGCGCTGCGCGAGCTGTTTGGCGACAAGGCACGGCGGCTTGCGATGGGGGGTGCGGCTGCCGCGTTCGCGGCAAGACATCGCGGGGCGACGGCGAGGACGGTGGATGTGTTGGCGGCGTTGTTGCCGGAGTAG
- a CDS encoding phosphomannomutase/phosphoglucomutase, with amino-acid sequence MISKSIFKAYDIRGVIGKTLDADAARSIGRAFGSEVRAQGGDAVVVARDGRLSGPELIEALSEGLRAAGVDVVNVGMVPTPVGYFAASVPLKLAGGERRVDSCIVVTGSHNPPDYNGFKMVLRGAAIYGEQILALHQRIVDENFTQGSGSYTEYDIADAYLERITSDVKLARPIKIVVDTGNGVAGALAPKLFRKLGCELVELFTEVDGNFPNHHPDPAHPENLQDVIRALKETDAEIGFAFDGDGDRLGVVTKDGQIIYPDRQLMLFAEEVLSRNKGAQIIYDVKCTRNLAKWVKDKGGEPLMWKTGHSLVKAKLRETGAPLAGEMSGHVFFKDRWYGFDDGLYTGARLLEILTRVADPSKLLNSLPNSHSTPELQLKLEEGENFELIARLQQNAKFTGADNVVKIDGLRVEYPDGFGLARSSNTTPVVVMRFEADDDAALKRIQEDFRRVILAEKADAKLPF; translated from the coding sequence ATGATCTCCAAATCCATTTTCAAGGCGTATGACATTCGTGGCGTCATTGGCAAGACGCTTGACGCCGACGCCGCGCGTTCCATCGGTCGCGCGTTCGGCAGCGAAGTGCGCGCGCAGGGCGGCGACGCGGTCGTGGTCGCGCGCGACGGGCGCCTGTCGGGTCCCGAGCTGATCGAGGCGCTGTCCGAGGGTCTGCGTGCGGCCGGCGTCGATGTGGTCAACGTGGGCATGGTGCCCACGCCGGTTGGATACTTCGCGGCGAGCGTGCCGTTGAAACTCGCGGGCGGCGAGCGCCGCGTCGATTCCTGCATCGTCGTGACCGGTAGCCACAATCCGCCGGACTACAACGGCTTCAAGATGGTGCTGCGCGGCGCGGCCATTTACGGCGAGCAGATTCTCGCGCTGCATCAGCGCATCGTCGACGAAAACTTCACGCAGGGCAGCGGCTCGTACACGGAGTACGACATCGCCGACGCGTATCTGGAGCGCATCACGAGCGACGTGAAGCTCGCGCGCCCGATCAAGATCGTAGTCGATACCGGCAACGGCGTGGCCGGTGCGCTCGCGCCGAAGCTGTTCAGGAAGCTCGGCTGCGAACTCGTCGAACTGTTCACCGAAGTCGACGGCAACTTCCCGAATCACCACCCGGATCCGGCGCACCCGGAGAACCTCCAGGACGTGATTCGCGCGCTGAAGGAAACGGATGCGGAAATCGGCTTCGCGTTCGACGGCGACGGCGACCGCCTCGGCGTCGTCACCAAAGATGGCCAGATCATCTACCCGGACCGTCAGCTGATGCTGTTCGCCGAAGAAGTGCTGTCGCGCAACAAGGGCGCGCAGATCATTTACGACGTGAAGTGCACGCGCAATCTCGCGAAGTGGGTCAAGGACAAGGGCGGCGAGCCGCTGATGTGGAAGACCGGCCACTCGCTCGTGAAGGCGAAGCTGCGCGAAACCGGTGCCCCGCTCGCCGGCGAAATGAGCGGCCACGTGTTCTTCAAGGACCGCTGGTACGGTTTCGACGACGGCCTGTACACCGGCGCGCGTCTGCTTGAAATCCTCACGCGTGTCGCAGACCCGAGCAAGCTGCTGAACTCGCTGCCGAACTCGCACTCCACGCCCGAGCTGCAACTGAAGCTCGAAGAAGGCGAGAACTTCGAGCTGATCGCGCGTTTGCAGCAGAACGCGAAGTTCACCGGCGCGGATAACGTCGTCAAGATCGACGGCCTGCGCGTCGAGTATCCGGACGGCTTTGGCCTCGCGCGTTCGTCGAACACGACGCCCGTCGTCGTGATGCGTTTCGAAGCCGACGACGACGCGGCGCTCAAGCGCATCCAGGAAGACTTCCGCCGCGTGATTCTCGCCGAGAAGGCCGATGCGAAACTGCCGTTCTGA
- a CDS encoding oligosaccharide flippase family protein: protein MLTLKRFANPDVSRALTNIVWLGLERLTQIAVAIVISGMLARYFGPDTFGKWQYANTLLLVLSPITWVCGAEILVPTIVNRLPEQLGTVLGSAFALRFSVSAVALLLTWLGIALHLFEPLVGAMLAGLAVTMLFREPFVGVINAWLQSMTYSKPQLLTSMSTAVIKAGLVYLLVRAMATPARFGWLWALESAAIGAVLLLYFMRHHGGKLGWHLDRTLFRHFASAGTVFWLGLICMYLFLKLDRLMLERAISFADLGRYSAAQQLNENWITLALMLAQTIAPAFVYRVQGIAQLRRNMWRLTALTAVLMLGGALVLDLLAGFIIRHVFGPDFEGAIDIFRWAVWLSVPAGIEAIGNLVVLKYQAKFVLLAKWLLALAVAFAVNLLAIPRLGAYGALVGLAAGYLAAASVNLYYIRFKLRP, encoded by the coding sequence ATGCTGACGCTCAAGCGCTTCGCCAATCCGGACGTCTCGCGCGCGTTGACGAACATCGTCTGGCTGGGGCTCGAGCGGCTCACGCAGATCGCCGTCGCGATCGTGATCAGCGGCATGCTCGCGCGCTACTTCGGGCCCGATACATTCGGCAAATGGCAGTACGCAAACACGCTGCTGCTGGTGCTCTCGCCCATCACGTGGGTCTGCGGCGCGGAAATCCTCGTACCGACCATCGTCAACCGGCTGCCCGAACAACTCGGCACCGTGCTCGGCAGCGCCTTTGCGCTGCGCTTTTCCGTATCGGCCGTGGCGCTGCTGCTCACGTGGCTCGGGATTGCACTGCATCTGTTCGAGCCGCTCGTCGGCGCGATGCTCGCGGGCCTCGCGGTGACGATGCTGTTTCGCGAGCCGTTCGTCGGTGTGATCAACGCGTGGCTACAGAGCATGACCTACAGCAAGCCGCAATTGCTCACGAGCATGAGCACCGCGGTGATCAAGGCCGGCCTCGTCTATCTGCTGGTGCGCGCGATGGCCACGCCCGCGCGCTTCGGCTGGCTGTGGGCGCTCGAATCGGCGGCGATCGGCGCGGTGCTGTTGCTCTACTTCATGCGTCACCATGGCGGCAAGCTCGGCTGGCATCTCGACCGAACGCTCTTCAGGCATTTCGCGAGTGCGGGCACCGTGTTCTGGCTCGGACTCATCTGTATGTACCTGTTCCTGAAACTGGACCGGCTGATGCTCGAACGCGCAATTTCGTTCGCCGACCTCGGACGCTATTCGGCCGCCCAGCAGTTGAACGAGAACTGGATCACGCTTGCGCTGATGCTCGCGCAAACCATCGCGCCGGCCTTCGTCTATCGTGTCCAGGGCATCGCGCAACTGCGCCGTAACATGTGGCGGCTCACCGCGCTGACCGCCGTGCTGATGTTGGGCGGCGCGCTGGTGCTCGATCTGCTTGCGGGCTTCATCATCCGCCACGTGTTCGGGCCGGATTTCGAAGGCGCGATCGACATCTTCCGCTGGGCCGTGTGGCTCTCCGTGCCGGCCGGTATCGAGGCGATCGGCAATCTGGTCGTCCTCAAGTATCAGGCCAAATTCGTGTTGCTCGCGAAGTGGCTGCTCGCGCTCGCCGTCGCGTTCGCGGTCAATCTGCTCGCGATCCCGCGACTCGGCGCATATGGCGCGCTCGTGGGTCTCGCGGCCGGTTATCTGGCGGCCGCGTCGGTCAATCTTTATTACATCCGTTTCAAATTGCGCCCATGA
- a CDS encoding Kdo hydroxylase family protein — protein MNETQIIEVANADWHGSNLSVPRETLLAGVERGKVLYFPNLRFAIDGGEQALLDPALADPNRKNISLEPNGGALHGVAGDAVTQSAVRALIARYQANARTLVDGLFPEYHGKLRVAPTSLRLHQVETRETSWRKDDSRLHVDAFPSRPNYGERILRVFTNVNPNGVPRVWRVGEPFEDMAQRFLPRIKPQMPGTAWLLNLLHVTKSLRSEYDHLMLSLHDGMKADLDYQKTSPQETMPFPPGSVWVCFSDQTSHAVMSGQFMLEQTFFLPVKAMAQPECAPLGILERLKGRALV, from the coding sequence ATGAACGAAACCCAGATCATCGAAGTAGCGAACGCCGACTGGCACGGCTCCAACCTGTCCGTGCCGCGCGAGACGCTGCTCGCCGGCGTCGAGCGCGGCAAGGTGCTGTACTTCCCGAACCTGCGCTTCGCGATCGACGGCGGCGAGCAGGCGCTGCTCGACCCCGCGCTCGCCGATCCGAACCGCAAGAACATCAGCCTCGAGCCGAATGGCGGCGCGTTGCATGGCGTGGCCGGCGATGCGGTCACGCAGTCGGCGGTGCGCGCGTTGATCGCGCGTTATCAGGCGAATGCGCGCACGCTCGTCGACGGGCTCTTTCCCGAATACCACGGCAAGCTGCGTGTCGCGCCGACGAGCCTGCGGCTGCATCAGGTCGAGACCCGCGAAACCTCGTGGCGCAAGGACGATAGCCGTCTGCATGTCGACGCGTTTCCGTCGCGGCCGAACTACGGCGAGCGCATCCTGCGCGTGTTCACCAACGTGAACCCGAATGGCGTACCGCGCGTGTGGCGCGTCGGCGAGCCGTTCGAGGACATGGCGCAACGGTTCCTGCCGCGCATCAAGCCACAGATGCCGGGCACCGCGTGGCTGCTGAATCTGCTGCATGTGACGAAGTCGCTGCGCAGCGAGTACGACCACCTGATGCTCAGTCTGCACGACGGCATGAAGGCCGACCTCGACTATCAGAAGACGAGCCCGCAGGAGACCATGCCGTTTCCGCCGGGCAGCGTGTGGGTGTGCTTCTCCGACCAGACCTCGCACGCGGTGATGTCCGGTCAGTTCATGCTGGAGCAGACTTTCTTCCTGCCGGTCAAGGCGATGGCGCAACCGGAATGCGCGCCGCTCGGTATTCTCGAGCGCCTGAAGGGCAGGGCGCTGGTTTGA